The Streptomyces avermitilis MA-4680 = NBRC 14893 genome contains a region encoding:
- a CDS encoding gamma-glutamylcyclotransferase — MSLYAAYAGNLDPRLMTRRAPHSPLRATGWLNDWRLTFGGEHMGWEGALATIVEAPRSQVFVALYDIAPMDEDSMDRWEGVGLDIYRRMRVRVHTLEGEEAAWVYVLNGYEGGLPSARYLGELADAAESAGAPHDYVMELRKRPC; from the coding sequence ATGTCGCTCTACGCCGCGTACGCCGGCAATCTCGACCCGCGGCTCATGACGCGCCGCGCCCCGCATTCGCCGCTGCGCGCCACCGGCTGGCTCAACGACTGGCGGCTGACGTTCGGCGGCGAGCACATGGGCTGGGAGGGCGCGCTGGCGACGATCGTCGAGGCCCCGCGCTCCCAGGTCTTCGTGGCGCTGTACGACATCGCCCCGATGGACGAGGACTCCATGGACCGCTGGGAGGGTGTCGGCCTCGACATCTACCGGCGCATGCGCGTACGCGTGCACACCCTGGAGGGCGAGGAGGCCGCGTGGGTGTACGTACTGAACGGCTACGAGGGCGGACTGCCCTCGGCACGCTACCTGGGTGAGCTCGCCGACGCGGCCGAGTCGGCGGGGGCACCGCACGATTACGTGATGGAGCTGCGCAAGAGACCGTGCTGA
- a CDS encoding uridine kinase family protein: MSLHPPIPTRVVLLCGPSGSGKSLVAARSGLPVLRLDDFYKEGDDPTLPLVEGSSDIDWDHPLSWDADTAVAAIAELCATSRTTVPVYDIALSARTGAETLHIERTPLFIAEGIFAAEIVDRCRELGLLADALCLTRGPLTTFRRRFLRDLKEGRKSIPFLLRRGWRLMRAERSIVTRQTALGAHPCDRDEALGRMAAAAAGRCAKATA; this comes from the coding sequence GTGAGTCTCCATCCCCCGATACCTACCCGCGTCGTGCTGCTCTGCGGCCCTTCCGGCTCGGGCAAGTCCCTCGTCGCCGCCCGCTCCGGCCTGCCCGTGCTGCGGCTCGACGACTTCTACAAAGAGGGCGACGACCCGACGCTGCCGCTGGTGGAGGGGAGTTCGGACATCGACTGGGACCATCCGCTGTCGTGGGACGCGGACACCGCCGTCGCGGCGATCGCCGAGCTGTGCGCGACGAGCCGTACGACCGTGCCGGTGTACGACATCGCGCTGAGCGCCCGCACCGGCGCGGAGACGCTGCACATCGAGCGGACGCCGCTGTTCATCGCGGAGGGCATCTTCGCCGCCGAGATCGTGGACCGCTGCCGCGAGCTGGGCCTTCTCGCCGACGCCCTCTGCCTGACCCGCGGCCCGCTCACCACCTTCCGCCGCCGCTTCCTGCGCGACCTCAAGGAAGGCCGCAAGTCCATCCCCTTCCTCCTGCGCCGCGGCTGGCGCCTGATGCGCGCCGAACGCTCGATCGTCACCCGGCAGACGGCCCTCGGCGCCCACCCCTGCGACCGGGACGAGGCACTGGGCCGCATGGCGGCAGCGGCGGCGGGACGCTGCGCGAAGGCGACGGCCTAG
- the afsQ1 gene encoding two-component system response regulator AfsQ1 — MPSLLLIEDDDAIRTALELSLTRQGHRVATAATGEDGLKLLREQRPDLIVLDVMLPGIDGFEVCRRIRRTDQLPIILLTARNDDIDVVVGLESGADDYVVKPVQGRVLDARIRAVLRRGEREANDSATFGSLVIDRAAMTVTKNGEDLQLTPTELRLLLELSRRPGQALSRQQLLRLVWEHDYLGDSRLVDACVQRLRAKVEDVPSSPTLIRTVRGVGYRLDSPQ, encoded by the coding sequence GTGCCTTCCCTGTTGCTGATCGAGGACGACGACGCCATCCGTACGGCCCTGGAGCTCTCTTTGACTCGCCAGGGACACCGTGTGGCCACCGCTGCCACCGGCGAGGACGGTTTGAAGCTGCTGCGCGAGCAACGGCCGGACCTGATCGTGCTGGACGTGATGCTGCCGGGCATCGACGGGTTCGAGGTGTGCCGGCGCATCCGGCGCACGGACCAGCTGCCGATCATTCTGCTGACCGCGCGCAACGATGACATCGATGTGGTGGTCGGGCTGGAGTCCGGCGCCGACGACTATGTCGTGAAGCCCGTGCAGGGGCGGGTGCTCGACGCCCGGATCCGGGCCGTGCTGCGGCGCGGCGAGCGCGAGGCCAACGACTCGGCGACCTTCGGGTCCCTGGTCATCGACCGGGCGGCCATGACGGTCACCAAGAACGGCGAGGACCTGCAACTGACGCCGACCGAGCTGCGGTTGCTCCTCGAACTGAGCAGGCGGCCCGGCCAGGCGCTGTCCCGTCAGCAGCTGCTGCGGCTCGTCTGGGAGCACGACTACCTCGGCGACTCACGGCTCGTGGACGCGTGTGTGCAGCGGCTGCGGGCCAAGGTCGAGGACGTTCCCTCCTCCCCCACGCTCATCCGTACCGTGCGCGGGGTCGGCTACCGGCTGGACTCTCCTCAGTGA
- a CDS encoding SigE family RNA polymerase sigma factor: MNTLHSTSTGAVVTRLHDVIRNTEKSGAVSGRGCARGTGRQHTGSVQQGRTPYMTVVDALTGGSGTGVQAHGGAAYGEDTGERRSVSEAEFTAYVQERRASLYATAYHLTGDRFEAEDLLQSALFSTYRAWDRISDKAAVGGYLRRTMTNLHISAWRRRKLNEYPTEELPETAGDTDAMRGTELRAVLWQALARLPELQRTMLVLRYYEGRTDPEIAEILDISVGTVKSSIWRSLRRLREDEVLSFGRDEEESFGELVA, encoded by the coding sequence ATGAACACGCTGCACAGCACCAGCACTGGCGCAGTTGTCACGCGTCTGCACGACGTCATCCGGAACACCGAGAAGTCCGGTGCCGTGAGCGGGCGGGGGTGCGCTCGCGGCACCGGGCGTCAACACACCGGGTCCGTACAGCAAGGGCGTACGCCCTACATGACGGTGGTTGACGCACTCACGGGGGGAAGCGGTACGGGGGTACAGGCTCACGGGGGAGCCGCGTACGGGGAGGACACGGGGGAGCGTCGCTCGGTGTCGGAGGCGGAGTTCACCGCCTACGTCCAGGAGCGCCGCGCCTCCCTGTACGCAACCGCCTACCACCTCACCGGCGACCGCTTCGAGGCCGAGGACCTGCTGCAGAGCGCGCTGTTCTCGACGTACCGGGCGTGGGACCGGATCAGCGACAAGGCGGCCGTCGGCGGCTACCTGCGTCGCACCATGACCAACCTGCACATCAGCGCGTGGCGCCGCCGCAAGCTGAACGAGTACCCGACCGAGGAACTGCCGGAGACCGCCGGTGACACGGACGCGATGCGCGGCACCGAGCTGCGCGCCGTCCTGTGGCAGGCGCTGGCCCGGCTGCCGGAACTCCAGCGCACCATGCTGGTCCTCCGTTACTACGAGGGCCGCACGGACCCGGAGATCGCGGAGATCCTCGACATCAGTGTCGGCACGGTGAAGTCCAGCATCTGGCGGTCGCTCCGCCGGCTGCGCGAGGACGAGGTCCTCAGCTTCGGCCGTGACGAGGAGGAGTCCTTCGGGGAGCTTGTCGCCTGA
- a CDS encoding phospho-sugar mutase: MHDELIARAKAWLAEDPDAETREELAKLIDAEDVTELAARFSGTLQFGTAGLRGELGAGPMRMNRAVVIRAAAGLAAYLKAKGEQGGLVVIGYDARHKSADFARDTAAVMTGAGLRAAVLPRPLPTPVLAYAIRHLGAVAGVEVTASHNPPRDNGYKVYLGDGSQIVPPADAEIAAEIDAVRALADVPRPDSGWETLDDSVLNAYLARTDAVLAEGSPRTARTVYTAMHGVGKDVLLAAFARAGFPEPVLVAEQAEPDPDFPTVAFPNPEEPGAMDLAFAKARETDPDLIIANDPDADRCAVAVKGGTDWRMLRGDEVGALLAQHLVSRGARGTFAESIVSSSLLGRIAEKAGVPYEETLTGFKWIARVEGLRYGYEEALGYCVDPEGVRDKDGITAALLITELASELKERGRTLVDFLDDIAVEHGLHATDQLSVRVEDLSVIANAMRRLREQPPTRLAGLAITRSEDLTKGTDRLPPTDGLRYTLDGARVIVRPSGTEPKLKCYLEVVVPVGTRQDLPAARTKATNLLETIKRDLSEAAGI; encoded by the coding sequence GTGCACGACGAACTCATCGCACGGGCCAAGGCGTGGCTGGCCGAGGACCCCGACGCGGAGACACGTGAGGAACTCGCCAAGCTCATCGACGCCGAGGACGTCACCGAGCTCGCCGCGCGCTTCAGCGGCACCCTCCAGTTCGGCACCGCCGGGCTCCGCGGTGAGCTCGGCGCCGGTCCCATGCGGATGAACCGCGCCGTCGTGATCCGTGCCGCCGCCGGCCTCGCCGCGTACCTCAAGGCCAAGGGCGAGCAGGGCGGCCTCGTCGTCATCGGCTACGACGCCCGCCACAAGTCCGCCGACTTCGCCCGCGACACCGCCGCGGTCATGACCGGCGCGGGCCTGCGCGCGGCGGTCCTCCCCCGCCCGCTCCCCACGCCGGTCCTCGCGTACGCCATAAGGCACCTGGGCGCCGTGGCCGGCGTGGAGGTCACCGCCAGCCACAACCCGCCGCGCGACAACGGCTACAAGGTCTACCTCGGCGACGGCTCCCAGATCGTCCCCCCGGCGGACGCGGAGATCGCCGCGGAGATCGACGCCGTCCGCGCCCTCGCCGACGTCCCCCGCCCGGACTCCGGCTGGGAGACGCTCGACGACAGCGTCCTGAACGCCTACCTGGCGCGCACCGACGCCGTACTGGCCGAGGGCTCCCCCCGCACCGCCCGCACCGTCTACACGGCGATGCACGGCGTCGGCAAGGACGTCCTCCTCGCCGCCTTCGCCCGGGCCGGCTTCCCGGAGCCCGTCCTCGTCGCCGAACAGGCCGAGCCGGATCCGGACTTCCCGACCGTCGCCTTCCCCAACCCGGAAGAGCCCGGCGCGATGGATCTCGCCTTCGCGAAGGCCCGTGAGACCGACCCCGACCTGATCATCGCCAACGACCCGGACGCGGACCGCTGCGCCGTCGCGGTCAAGGGCGGCACCGACTGGCGCATGCTCCGCGGCGACGAGGTCGGCGCGCTGCTCGCCCAGCACCTGGTCAGCCGGGGCGCGCGCGGGACGTTCGCCGAGTCGATCGTCTCCTCCTCCCTGCTCGGCCGGATCGCCGAGAAGGCGGGCGTGCCGTACGAGGAGACCCTCACCGGCTTCAAGTGGATCGCCCGCGTCGAGGGTCTGCGCTACGGCTACGAGGAGGCGCTCGGCTACTGCGTCGACCCCGAGGGCGTACGCGACAAGGACGGCATCACGGCGGCGCTCCTGATCACGGAGCTCGCCTCCGAGCTCAAGGAGCGGGGCCGCACCCTTGTCGACTTCCTCGACGACATCGCCGTGGAGCACGGCCTGCACGCCACGGACCAGCTCTCGGTCCGGGTGGAGGACCTCTCCGTGATCGCGAACGCGATGCGGCGCCTGCGCGAGCAGCCGCCGACGCGGCTCGCGGGCCTGGCGATCACCCGGTCCGAGGACCTGACCAAGGGCACGGACCGGCTGCCGCCGACGGACGGTCTGCGCTACACGCTGGACGGCGCCCGCGTCATCGTCCGCCCCAGCGGTACGGAGCCGAAGCTGAAGTGCTACCTGGAGGTGGTGGTGCCGGTGGGCACCCGCCAGGACCTCCCCGCGGCCCGCACCAAGGCCACGAACCTCCTGGAGACGATCAAGCGGGACCTCTCCGAGGCAGCGGGCATCTGA
- a CDS encoding aldehyde dehydrogenase family protein: MASAFEYAPAPESRSVVDIAPSYGLFIDGEFTEAADGKVFKTVSPSTEEVLSEIAQAGEADVDRAVKAARKAFEKWSALPGSERAKYLFRIARIIQERSRELAVLETLDNGKPIKETRDADLPLVAAHFFYYAGWADKLDHAGFGANPRPLGVAGQVIPWNFPLLMLAWKIAPALATGNTVVLKPAETTPLSALFFADICRQAGLPKGVVNIIPGYGDAGAALVEHPDVNKVAFTGSTAVGKAIARQVAGTEKKVTLELGGKGANIVFDDAPIDQAVEGIVTGIFFNQGQVCCAGSRLLVQESVQDELLDSLKRRLSTLRLGDPLDKNTDIGAINSAEQLSRITSLVDQGEAEGAERWSPACELPSSGYWFAPTLFTNVTQAHTIARDEIFGPVLSVLSFRTPDEAVAKANNSQYGLSAGIWTEKGSRILAVASKLRAGVIWANTFNKFDPTSPFGGYKESGFGREGGRHGLEAYLDV; the protein is encoded by the coding sequence ATGGCTTCCGCATTCGAATACGCACCGGCGCCCGAGTCCCGCTCCGTCGTCGACATCGCCCCGTCGTACGGGCTCTTCATCGACGGCGAGTTCACCGAGGCCGCCGACGGCAAGGTCTTCAAGACGGTCAGCCCGAGCACCGAAGAGGTCCTCTCCGAGATCGCCCAGGCGGGCGAGGCGGACGTCGACCGGGCCGTGAAGGCCGCCCGCAAGGCCTTCGAGAAGTGGTCGGCGCTGCCCGGCTCCGAGCGCGCCAAGTACCTGTTCCGTATCGCCCGGATCATCCAGGAGCGCTCCCGCGAGCTCGCCGTCCTGGAGACCCTGGACAACGGAAAGCCCATCAAGGAGACGAGGGACGCCGACCTCCCCCTGGTCGCCGCGCACTTCTTCTACTACGCGGGCTGGGCCGACAAGCTCGACCACGCCGGGTTCGGCGCGAACCCGCGCCCGCTGGGCGTGGCCGGCCAGGTCATCCCCTGGAACTTCCCCCTCCTGATGCTGGCGTGGAAGATCGCCCCGGCGCTCGCGACCGGCAACACGGTCGTCCTGAAGCCCGCCGAGACCACGCCCCTGTCGGCGTTGTTCTTCGCGGACATCTGCCGCCAGGCGGGCCTTCCCAAGGGCGTCGTCAACATCATTCCCGGGTACGGCGACGCGGGCGCCGCCCTCGTCGAGCACCCGGACGTCAACAAGGTCGCCTTCACCGGCTCCACGGCCGTCGGCAAGGCCATCGCGCGCCAGGTCGCGGGCACGGAGAAGAAGGTCACCCTCGAACTGGGCGGCAAGGGCGCCAACATCGTCTTCGACGACGCCCCCATCGACCAGGCCGTCGAGGGCATCGTCACCGGCATCTTCTTCAACCAGGGCCAGGTCTGCTGCGCCGGGTCCCGTCTCCTCGTACAGGAGTCGGTCCAGGACGAGCTGCTCGACTCCCTGAAGCGCCGCCTGTCCACCCTCCGCCTCGGCGACCCGCTGGACAAGAACACGGACATCGGCGCGATCAACTCGGCCGAGCAGCTGTCCCGTATCACCTCACTCGTCGACCAGGGCGAGGCGGAGGGCGCCGAGCGCTGGTCCCCGGCCTGCGAACTCCCGTCGTCCGGCTACTGGTTCGCGCCGACGCTGTTCACCAACGTCACCCAGGCGCACACCATCGCCCGCGACGAGATCTTCGGCCCGGTGCTCTCCGTCCTCAGCTTCCGCACCCCGGACGAGGCCGTCGCCAAGGCCAACAACTCCCAGTACGGCCTCTCGGCGGGCATCTGGACCGAGAAGGGCTCCCGGATCCTGGCCGTCGCGAGCAAGCTCCGCGCGGGCGTCATCTGGGCCAACACGTTCAACAAGTTCGACCCGACCTCGCCGTTCGGCGGTTACAAGGAGTCGGGCTTCGGCCGCGAGGGCGGCCGTCACGGCCTGGAGGCGTACCTCGATGTCTGA
- a CDS encoding NAD(P)H-quinone dehydrogenase yields the protein MEYVTRIVIIGGGPGGYEAALVAAQLGAEVTVVDCDGLGGASVLTDCVPSKTLIATAEVMTTFDSSYEELGIIVADDTPPMEQAARVVGVDLGKVNRRVKRLALAQSHDITASVTRAGARVMRGRGRLDGMQSIDGSRKVVVRAADGAEETLVADAVLIATGGHPRELPDAQPDGERILNWTQVYDLDELPDELIVVGSGVTGAEFAGAYQALGSKVTLVSSRDRVLPGEDPDAAAVLEDVFRRRGMNVMARSRAESAKRIGDRVEVTLSDGRVISGSHCLMAVGAIPNSSGMGLEEAGVKLRDSGHIWTDKVSRTTAPGVYAAGDVTGVFALASVAAMQGRIAMYHFLGDAVAPLNLKTVSSNVFTDPEIATVGYSQADVDAGKIDARVVKLPLLRNPRAKMQGIRDGFVKIFCRPGTGIVVGGVVVAPRASELIHPISIAVDNNLTVEQIANAFTVYPSLSGSIAEVARQLHTRKTAGDA from the coding sequence ATGGAGTACGTGACTCGGATCGTGATCATCGGTGGCGGACCCGGCGGATATGAAGCGGCGCTGGTAGCCGCCCAGCTCGGCGCGGAGGTGACCGTCGTCGACTGCGACGGCCTGGGCGGTGCGTCGGTGCTGACCGACTGCGTGCCGTCCAAGACCCTCATCGCCACGGCCGAGGTGATGACCACCTTCGACTCGTCGTACGAGGAGCTGGGGATCATCGTCGCCGACGACACCCCGCCCATGGAGCAGGCGGCCCGGGTGGTCGGCGTCGACCTCGGCAAGGTCAACCGCCGTGTGAAGCGGCTCGCGCTCGCCCAGTCGCACGACATCACGGCGTCGGTGACCCGTGCCGGGGCCCGGGTCATGCGCGGGCGCGGGCGGCTCGACGGCATGCAGTCCATCGACGGGTCGCGCAAGGTCGTCGTGCGGGCCGCGGACGGCGCCGAGGAGACCCTCGTCGCCGACGCCGTGCTCATCGCGACCGGCGGTCACCCCCGTGAGCTGCCCGACGCCCAGCCCGACGGCGAGCGGATCCTGAACTGGACCCAGGTGTACGACCTGGACGAGCTGCCGGACGAGCTGATCGTGGTCGGTTCCGGTGTCACCGGTGCCGAGTTCGCCGGTGCCTATCAGGCGCTCGGGTCCAAGGTCACCCTCGTGTCGTCGCGGGACCGGGTGCTGCCCGGCGAGGACCCCGACGCCGCCGCCGTCCTCGAGGACGTCTTCCGCCGCCGCGGCATGAACGTCATGGCCCGCTCCCGCGCCGAGTCCGCCAAGCGCATCGGCGACCGTGTCGAGGTCACCCTGTCGGACGGCCGGGTCATCTCCGGTTCGCACTGTCTGATGGCCGTCGGCGCCATACCCAACAGCAGTGGGATGGGGCTGGAGGAGGCGGGGGTCAAGCTCCGCGACTCGGGTCACATCTGGACCGACAAGGTGTCCAGGACCACGGCTCCGGGTGTGTACGCCGCCGGTGACGTGACCGGTGTCTTCGCCCTCGCCTCGGTGGCGGCGATGCAGGGGCGTATCGCCATGTACCACTTCCTGGGCGACGCCGTGGCCCCGCTGAACCTGAAGACCGTGTCGTCGAACGTCTTCACCGACCCCGAGATCGCGACGGTCGGCTACAGCCAGGCCGACGTCGACGCGGGCAAGATCGACGCCCGGGTCGTGAAGCTGCCGCTGCTGCGCAACCCGCGCGCCAAGATGCAGGGCATCCGGGACGGCTTCGTCAAGATCTTCTGCCGGCCGGGCACCGGGATCGTGGTGGGCGGTGTGGTGGTCGCGCCGCGCGCCTCGGAACTGATCCACCCCATCTCGATCGCGGTCGACAACAATCTGACGGTCGAGCAGATCGCGAACGCGTTCACCGTGTATCCCTCCCTTTCGGGCTCGATCGCCGAGGTGGCGCGACAGCTGCACACCCGAAAGACGGCCGGCGACGCCTGA
- a CDS encoding aldehyde dehydrogenase family protein, whose protein sequence is MSEKTDKTEQQRLSVFKTYKLYVGGKFPRSESGRVYEVTDSKGKWLANAPLSSRKDARDAVVAARKAFGGWSGATAYNRGQILYRVAEMLEGRKDQFVREVADAEGLSKSKAAAVVDAAIDRWVWYAGWTDKIAQVVGGGNPVAGPFFNLSTPEPTGVVTVLAPQESSFLGLVSVIAPVIATGNTVIVIASEKSPLPALSLGEVLATSDLPGGVVNVLSGKTAEIAAPLAAHQDVNAIDLAGADDELAKELEIAAADNLKRVLRPQPVDYSRTPGTERLTAFLETKTVWHPTGSLGASGSSY, encoded by the coding sequence ATGTCTGAGAAGACCGACAAGACCGAGCAGCAGCGACTGAGTGTCTTCAAGACCTACAAGCTGTACGTCGGCGGGAAGTTCCCGCGTTCCGAGAGCGGCCGGGTGTACGAGGTGACGGACTCGAAGGGCAAGTGGCTGGCGAACGCGCCCCTTTCCTCCCGCAAGGACGCCCGTGACGCCGTGGTGGCGGCCCGCAAGGCCTTCGGCGGCTGGTCCGGCGCGACCGCGTACAACCGCGGCCAGATCCTCTACCGCGTCGCCGAGATGCTGGAGGGCCGCAAGGACCAGTTCGTGCGCGAGGTCGCGGACGCCGAGGGGCTGTCGAAGTCCAAGGCCGCCGCTGTCGTCGACGCCGCGATCGACCGCTGGGTCTGGTACGCGGGCTGGACCGACAAGATCGCCCAGGTGGTCGGTGGCGGAAACCCGGTGGCGGGCCCGTTCTTCAACCTGTCCACCCCGGAGCCGACCGGCGTGGTCACCGTCCTGGCCCCCCAGGAGTCGTCGTTCCTGGGCCTGGTCTCGGTGATCGCCCCGGTGATCGCGACCGGCAACACGGTGATCGTGATCGCGAGCGAGAAGTCCCCGCTCCCGGCGCTGTCGCTGGGCGAGGTGCTGGCCACGTCCGACCTGCCGGGCGGCGTCGTCAACGTCCTCTCCGGCAAGACGGCGGAGATCGCCGCCCCCCTCGCCGCCCACCAGGACGTCAACGCGATCGACCTCGCGGGCGCCGACGACGAGCTGGCGAAGGAACTGGAGATCGCGGCCGCGGACAACCTGAAGCGGGTTCTCCGTCCACAGCCTGTGGATTATTCGCGGACCCCGGGTACCGAGCGCCTGACGGCCTTCCTGGAGACGAAGACGGTCTGGCACCCGACGGGGTCACTGGGCGCGTCGGGCTCCTCCTACTGA
- a CDS encoding purine-nucleoside phosphorylase, whose product MNASLLPDDIQGDPHAAADAAAARLRELTGAETHDVALVMGSGWAPAVDALGAPEAEFQVTELPGFPPPAVEGHGGKVRSYKIGDKRALVFLGRTHFYEGRGVAAVAHGVRTAVAAGCKTIVLTNGCGGLREGMRPGQPVLISDHINLTATSPIIGANFVDLTDLYSPRLRALCKEVDPSLEEGVYAQFPGPHYETPAEIRMARVIGADLVGMSTVLEAIAAREAGAEVLGLSLVTNLAAGMTGEPLNHEEVLQAGRDSATRMGALLTQVLNRL is encoded by the coding sequence GTGAACGCATCTCTTCTTCCGGACGACATCCAGGGCGACCCCCACGCCGCCGCCGACGCCGCCGCCGCGCGCCTGCGCGAGCTCACGGGCGCCGAGACCCACGACGTCGCCCTCGTGATGGGCTCCGGCTGGGCACCGGCCGTGGACGCCCTGGGCGCCCCCGAGGCCGAGTTCCAGGTCACCGAGCTGCCCGGCTTCCCGCCGCCGGCGGTCGAGGGACACGGCGGCAAGGTCCGCTCGTACAAGATCGGCGACAAGCGCGCCCTGGTCTTCCTCGGCCGCACCCACTTCTACGAGGGCCGCGGGGTCGCCGCCGTCGCGCACGGCGTACGGACCGCCGTCGCCGCCGGCTGCAAGACCATCGTGCTCACCAACGGCTGCGGCGGCCTGCGCGAGGGCATGCGACCCGGCCAGCCCGTCCTGATCAGCGACCACATCAACCTGACGGCCACCTCGCCGATCATCGGTGCGAACTTCGTCGACCTCACCGACCTGTACTCGCCGCGGCTGCGCGCGCTGTGCAAGGAGGTCGACCCCTCCCTGGAGGAGGGCGTCTACGCGCAGTTCCCCGGCCCGCACTACGAGACGCCGGCCGAGATCCGCATGGCCCGGGTGATCGGCGCGGACCTGGTGGGCATGTCGACGGTCCTGGAAGCGATCGCCGCACGGGAGGCGGGCGCCGAGGTGCTGGGCCTCTCCCTGGTCACCAACCTCGCCGCCGGCATGACGGGCGAACCCCTCAACCACGAGGAGGTCCTCCAGGCGGGCCGCGACTCGGCCACCCGGATGGGCGCGCTGCTGACCCAGGTGCTGAACCGGCTCTAG
- the deoC gene encoding deoxyribose-phosphate aldolase: MPTSPKLSASLDQGGAPSHALGDVAASDSTLRRFLHGLPGVDTVGLEARAASLGTRSIKTTAKAYAIDLAISMVDLTTLEGADTPGKVRALGAKAVHPDPTDRTTPSTAAVCVYPDMVATAKEAVAGSGVKVASVATAFPAGRAALDVKLADVRDAIAAGADEIDMVIDRGAFLAGKYMKVYDEITAVKEACGTSARLKVIFETGELSTYDNIRRASWLGMLAGADFIKTSTGKVAVNATPANTLLMLEAVRDFRAQTGIQIGVKPAGGIRTTKDAVKFLVLVNETAGADWLDNHWFRFGASSLLNDLLMQRQKLATGRYSGPDYVTVD; this comes from the coding sequence ATGCCCACCTCCCCCAAGCTCTCGGCTTCGCTCGACCAGGGCGGTGCCCCCTCCCACGCACTCGGCGACGTGGCCGCGTCCGACAGCACGCTGCGCCGCTTCCTCCACGGGCTGCCCGGCGTCGACACGGTCGGCCTCGAGGCGCGCGCCGCCTCGCTCGGCACCCGTTCCATCAAGACGACCGCGAAGGCGTACGCGATCGACCTCGCCATCTCGATGGTCGACCTGACGACGCTGGAAGGTGCGGACACCCCGGGCAAGGTCCGGGCGCTCGGCGCCAAGGCGGTGCACCCCGACCCGACCGACCGCACGACGCCCAGCACGGCCGCCGTCTGCGTCTATCCCGACATGGTGGCCACCGCCAAGGAAGCCGTCGCCGGCTCCGGCGTGAAGGTCGCCTCCGTCGCCACCGCCTTCCCGGCCGGCCGCGCCGCGCTGGACGTGAAGCTGGCCGACGTGCGCGACGCGATCGCCGCGGGCGCCGACGAGATCGACATGGTCATCGACCGCGGGGCGTTCCTCGCGGGCAAGTACATGAAGGTGTACGACGAGATCACCGCCGTGAAGGAGGCCTGCGGGACCAGCGCCCGCCTCAAGGTCATCTTCGAGACCGGCGAGCTCTCGACGTACGACAACATCCGCCGCGCGAGCTGGCTCGGCATGCTGGCCGGGGCGGACTTCATCAAGACCTCGACCGGCAAGGTGGCGGTGAACGCGACGCCCGCGAACACCCTGCTCATGCTGGAGGCGGTGCGCGACTTCCGTGCCCAGACCGGGATCCAGATCGGCGTGAAGCCGGCCGGTGGCATCCGCACCACCAAGGACGCCGTCAAGTTCCTCGTTCTGGTCAACGAGACGGCGGGCGCGGACTGGCTGGACAACCACTGGTTCCGCTTCGGCGCCTCCTCGCTCCTGAACGACCTGCTGATGCAGCGTCAGAAGCTGGCCACCGGCCGCTACTCCGGCCCCGACTACGTGACGGTGGACTGA
- a CDS encoding PH domain-containing protein: protein MTTPDHQSPVPDSSEPSGSQSRDRIYRSPSGIVGGVLLLALVGWLGVDALVSGHGRTPWLALATLILLVPLVVAFTLRPAVFANEDRLRIRNPFRVITLPWGSVASLRSGYSNEVVVKSGTKYQLWAVPVSLRARKKATRQQNRAAAQARTGAAAALDAGPRRAQTDQVMDDLRELAEAHESAERAQGEPSVRWAYEVMGPAIAGAVVLVILLATG from the coding sequence ATGACGACCCCGGATCACCAGTCACCCGTGCCGGACTCCTCGGAACCTTCGGGATCCCAGTCCAGGGACCGGATCTACCGGTCGCCCTCCGGCATCGTGGGCGGTGTGCTGCTGCTCGCCCTCGTGGGCTGGCTCGGTGTCGACGCGCTGGTCTCGGGCCACGGGCGCACGCCCTGGCTGGCCCTCGCCACGCTGATCCTGCTCGTTCCGCTGGTGGTCGCCTTCACGCTGCGCCCCGCCGTCTTCGCGAACGAGGACCGGCTGCGCATCCGCAACCCCTTCCGCGTCATCACGCTGCCCTGGGGCAGCGTCGCCTCGCTGCGCTCCGGCTACTCCAACGAGGTGGTCGTCAAGTCCGGCACCAAGTACCAGCTGTGGGCGGTGCCCGTCTCGCTGCGCGCCCGCAAGAAGGCGACCCGGCAGCAGAACCGCGCCGCGGCGCAGGCCCGCACCGGCGCGGCGGCGGCCCTGGACGCCGGGCCCCGGCGCGCCCAGACCGACCAGGTCATGGACGACCTGCGCGAGCTGGCCGAGGCCCACGAGTCGGCGGAGCGCGCGCAGGGAGAGCCGAGCGTGCGCTGGGCGTACGAGGTGATGGGGCCGGCGATCGCCGGTGCCGTGGTGCTGGTGATCCTGCTCGCGACGGGGTGA